A genomic segment from Actinoplanes sichuanensis encodes:
- a CDS encoding ferredoxin reductase: protein MAVTQKLRDGAWRVVELITTPVVPADYLDVIAPLRNPTVLRARVDAVRSETAKAVTLVLRPGRGWQPHKPGQYVRVGVDVDGVRLWRAYSVSSATGRADGRFTITVNAVENGVVSSYLLNNARKGMLVHLDLPDGDFQLPEKRPAKTLFVTAGSGITPVMGMLRSALHELSDVVVVHSARTAEAVVFGAELRELAAQGRIRLIERHTGTDGRLKPAGLADLVPDLFERETWACGPGDLLDDLQEHWADAGATERLHVERFRTVVLVAGDGGTVTFEKSGLVVESAGGTSILDAGEAAGQLMKSGCRMGICYKCVLPMREGIVRDLRDGTITTASEVDGDKPLIQTCISAAAGPCRLDA, encoded by the coding sequence GTGGCTGTTACCCAGAAGTTGCGCGACGGCGCGTGGCGCGTAGTCGAGCTGATCACCACCCCGGTGGTGCCGGCCGACTACCTCGACGTGATCGCGCCCTTGCGCAACCCGACCGTTCTGCGTGCCCGGGTCGACGCGGTGCGCTCCGAGACCGCCAAGGCGGTCACCCTGGTGCTGCGGCCGGGGCGCGGCTGGCAGCCCCACAAGCCGGGACAGTATGTTCGGGTCGGCGTGGACGTCGATGGGGTACGCCTGTGGCGCGCCTATTCGGTGAGCAGCGCGACCGGTCGCGCCGACGGCCGGTTCACGATCACGGTCAACGCTGTCGAGAACGGTGTCGTCAGCTCGTACCTCCTGAACAACGCCCGTAAGGGCATGCTGGTCCACCTGGACCTGCCGGACGGTGACTTCCAGCTGCCCGAGAAGCGGCCCGCGAAGACGCTCTTCGTGACCGCCGGAAGCGGCATCACCCCGGTGATGGGGATGCTGCGCAGCGCCCTGCACGAGCTCAGCGACGTCGTCGTGGTCCACTCGGCGCGGACCGCCGAGGCCGTCGTCTTCGGTGCCGAGCTGCGGGAACTCGCCGCACAGGGCCGGATCCGGCTGATCGAGCGGCACACCGGCACGGACGGGCGGCTCAAGCCGGCCGGGCTCGCCGACCTGGTGCCCGACCTGTTCGAGCGGGAGACCTGGGCGTGCGGCCCCGGCGACCTCCTCGACGACCTCCAGGAGCACTGGGCCGACGCGGGCGCCACCGAGCGGCTGCACGTCGAGCGGTTCCGGACCGTCGTGCTGGTCGCCGGGGACGGCGGCACGGTCACCTTCGAGAAATCCGGCCTGGTCGTGGAGTCCGCCGGCGGCACCTCGATCCTCGACGCCGGTGAGGCCGCCGGACAGCTGATGAAATCCGGCTGCCGGATGGGCATCTGCTACAAGTGCGTGCTCCCGATGCGCGAGGGCATCGTCCGTGACCTGCGGGACGGCACCATCACCACCGCGTCCGAGGTGGACGGCGACAAGCCCCTGATCCAGACCTGCATCTCGGCCGCGGCCGGCCCGTGCCGGCTCGACGCCTGA